One segment of Urocitellus parryii isolate mUroPar1 unplaced genomic scaffold, mUroPar1.hap1 Scaffold_151, whole genome shotgun sequence DNA contains the following:
- the LOC144251698 gene encoding delayed-rectifier potassium channel regulatory subunit KCNS3-like, whose translation MVFGEFFHCPGQDKELVNLNVGGFKQSVDQSTLLRFPHTRLGKLLTCHSEEAILELCDDYSVADKEYYFDRNPSLFRYVLNFYYTGKLHVMEELCVFSFCQEIEYWGIYELFIDSCCSGRYQECKEENHEKDWDQKSNDVSTNSSFEESSLFEKELEKFDQLQFGQLRKKIWIRMENPGYCLSAKLIAISSLSVVLASIVAMCVHSMSEFQNEDGEVDDPVLEGVEIACIAWFTGELAIRLVAVPCQKKFWKNPLNIIDFVSIIPFYATLAVDTKEEEREDIENMGKVGQILRLMRIFQILKLAQHSVGLRSLGAMLRHSYHEVGLLLLFLSVGISIFSVLIYSVEKDDHTSSLTIIPVCWWWATISMSTVGYGDTHPVTLARKIIASTCIICGILVVALPFTIIFNKFSKYYQKQKDIDVDQCSEDPLEKSHELPYFNIRDIYAQRVHAFSTSLSSVGIMVSDPDSTDASSIEDNEDVYNTASLENCTAK comes from the coding sequence ATGGTGTTTGGTGAGTTTTTCCATTGCCCTGGACAAGACAAGGAACTTGTCAACTTGAACGTGGGGGGCTTTAAGCAGTCTGTTGACCAGAGCACGCTCCTGAGGTTCCCTCACACCAGACTGGGGAAGCTGCTCACCTGCCACTCTGAGGAGGCCATCCTGGAACTGTGTGATGATTACAGTGTGGCCGATAAAGAGTACTATTTTGATCGGAACCCCTCCTTGTTCAGATACGTCTTGAATTTTTACTACACGGGGAAGCTGCACGTCATGGAGGAGCTGTGTGTGTTCTCCTTCTGCCAGGAGATCGAGTACTGGGGCATCTACGAGCTCTTCATTGACTCCTGTTGCAGTGGTCGCTACCAGGAATGCAAAGAGGAAAACCACGAGAAGGACTGGGACCAGAAAAGCAATGACGTGAGCACCAACTCCTCGTTTGAAGAGTCCTCTCTGTTTGAGAAAGAGCTGGAGAAGTTTGACCAGCTGCAGTTCGGTCAGCTCCGGAAGAAAATCTGGATTCGAATGGAAAACCCTGGGTACTGCCTGTCTGCCAAGCTGATTGCCATCTCCTCCTTGAGCGTGGTGCTGGCCTCCATAGTGGCCATGTGTGTCCACAGCATGTCGGAGTTCCAGAATGAGGATGGGGAGGTGGACGACCCTGTGCTGGAGGGTGTGGAGATTGCCTGTATTGCTTGGTTCACTGGGGAGCTTGCCATCCGGCTGGTTGCTGTTCCCTGTCAAAAGAAATTCTGGAAGAATCCTCTGAACATAATTGACTTTGTCTCCATTATTCCTTTCTATGCCACATTGGCGGTAGACaccaaggaagaagagagggaggacaTTGAGAACATGGGCAAGGTGGGCCAGATCCTTCGCCTTatgagaattttccaaattctgaagCTGGCCCAGCACTCCGTAGGACTTCGGTCTCTGGGGGCCATGCTGAGACACAGCTACCATGAAGTTGGGCTGCTGCTTCTCTTCCTGTCTGTCGGCATCTCCATCTTCTCCGTGCTTATCTACTCTGTGGAGAAAGATGACCACACATCCAGCCTCACCATCATCCCCGTCTGCTGGTGGTGGGCCACCATCAGCATGTCCACTGTGGGCTATGGAGACACCCATCCTGTCACCTTGGCCAGGAAGATTATCGCCAGCACGTGCATCATCTGCGGCATATTGGTGGTGGCCCTTCCTTTCACCATCATCTTCAACAAGTTTTCCAAGTACTACCAGAAGCAAAAGGACATTGATGTGGACCAGTGCAGTGAGGACCCACTGGAGAAGAGTCATGAGCTACCTTACTTTAACATTAGGGACATTTATGCACAGCGGGTGCATGCCTTCAGTACCAGTCTCTCTTCCGTGGGCATCATGGTGAGCGATCCCGATTCCACAGATGCTTCGAGCATCGAAGACAATGAGGATGTTTATAACACCGCATCCTTGGAGAATTGCACAGCAAAATGA